DNA from Rhinatrema bivittatum chromosome 1, aRhiBiv1.1, whole genome shotgun sequence:
TTAGGACtaaggcagtgtcatgggcagagattagattgctGTGTCCTGTTgagatttgccgagctgcgaagtggtcctccttacataccttttccaggcgtTACTGACTGGATGTGCAGGTCCGGGAGAACACAGACTTTGCACATGCAGTATTGAtcggactgcgggcagcctcccaccctatgtaggagtagctttggtacatcccactggttctggatccacctatccGAATGCTAAGAAAGAAgacattactacttacctgataatttccttttctttaataaggataaGTGGATCCATCTTCCCGCTCTCGTCTGCCAGATGTTTGTGCTtttgtcctcctgcatggctgcgTTGTTCCGGGTATTATTGGTAAatgtcatccagtccctagtcTAGTGTTATTACACACATTggggtatattttttaaaaatacgcgcATGCATCCATATGCGCGTGCTACCTAGTGCTTATacatggacgtgcaattttatTACATGTGTGCGCTGGtttgcgcatgttgtaaaatcccaggcggtgcacgcaagggggggctAGAATTTAACTAATTCACTCAGCGACGAGATTGGGGCtcccccagtccgctccaattaaggagcggactgggagtgaacttccCTACCCGCCCCCTATCACTATCCTAGGTAcccctattttttaaatttatcttttgcacctccaaaggagcagtagcggGTTGCATGCGCCAGCACCCTGGCAAATGGCCCTGTTCCGGCCGCCTCCAGTCCCACCCtgccccccttcccgcccctttgctgaggcctggctcttgtgcacataaTAGGGGTTATGCCCACGGCCGggctccttttaaaatgcacgcatAACCCGTTTTTTACATGCGTGGGCCATTTCAAATCGGGTCGATAGTCTGAGCTCAGTGATTCCTGTTAGCTGAGTGCTtgagtggttgtctgttaataatcaggttttgttagtttgtccacagttgactTTTGCAGAGAGTTCTGGTGAGCTGATGTCAGTACAGGGGtttatataccatgatgtcagctttgctccatctccatctgctggtactgGATCCACTTATCTtgattaaagaaaaggaaattatcaggtaagtagtaatttctccataatGAATGGACTGGAAAGTTGTCCTAACTTTTGCATATTCcatattcacatgtttattatttttaatcagttaaaatcagtaaataaatagtaattttgcattaaatatTACAGAAAGATGTTGTAtttgtgtactagggatgtgtatttgtttaaaatgaatgtgcaaaacaGTATGGATGACCCTATTTTTGGTTCTTTCCAAATGGAATGATTCAAAATTGGCCTCATGAAAATACCGGacaattttcaggtattttcactttcatgtcaATAAATAAAAGGGCCTTTCAATTTTCTGGGCCCTGCCTCCAACCCACTCTCTTGCCCAATAAAAATCAAGGCTGGGGCCTGGATCTACCCAGCTGGGCCTTCCCATTCCCCTCCAGCCCTCACTTCTGTCCTGTCCATCATTTCTGGTGCCGGCTCCAACTTACCCCCATCTATACGGCTGCAAAATCCAAAGGGCAGGAGCgatgctcattcactcactcctgccctgccttccgtagatttaaaaatggcaccagtggcctgGATGTCTGCACCATATGATGCTACATGTAATCGTATAACTTTAAGCAGGTATATTATTCAGCTAtataaacatcccgctgaatatactagACTAAAATTATCTGGTTATAGGTAGTtgaataacttaaaaacctaaccagctatgtttgaatatagccatttagATTTTTCAGTTATCAGGCCTTGTGTGGCCCAATCATAAGATATCGGGGTTAGtagcataataaaaatgtttaaaaaggtcATTTATGGGCCAGTGGCCCAATATCCACCCCTACCCCATTATGTGTACATTAGCTTCAACGGGTCGAGCAGAGCAAACCCCctccaaaaagtaaaatgtgtcaggggaggggggaatctcaAATTGCCCCGACCTCCTGCTACACTTTTGGTCACTATTGTAATAAAAGGCTCCCTGTCCGCCCCTCCATCCCACTGCCCCAGACCAACCGCACCCCCGGCACTTCCAGCGCTGTTCTGCTATACCAGGTGCTGAAAGCCACTGTTTGTGATGCTTTGCCCCTCAcatggtgccttgggctattTATGCAACTTTTGGTGGCACTTTTCTCTACTCTTGATTTCTTGGAGAACTGTTCCCTCTGCATactgatgcctgcctgcaagtttcaatAAAATTGGATACAAAACTCCAATGTTAagagtccaaaataggatgcatagCTTCCACCATTAATTATAATGGAAACAGATGAAATGACATAACTAATGAAACCAATAAACTTGGatccaaaacaaattttaaaaatggcaatcaaaccaaaaattattttctgtgcaCAACCTTAATATATGTATGTAGGCAAAGTTGTACTCTTGGCTTCCAGTGGTTTAGCTTacatgcgaacaaaagtacgcgatcgcgcaattttttaaaatctaccccataaagccCAGGGAAGCGTGTAAGACCCGGAGTGGCCATTGCTGCTCTGTCAGAGTATTGCGTGTCGGCAGCCTGCCGGTgcatgcaacttgcgcctgcctagaggcaggcacaaaaggtaaaacaaaggaCAGGGAGGGGGTTAGAgcagggctagggggggaaggttaagggaaggggtgggaaagtcaggttagggggaagggaacgggggaaggcagtgcggctcggcgtgcgcaagatgcataattgtgcacccccttgcatgcaccgacccccgattttataacatgcgcgtgcctgcgcgcgcatgttataaaatcgggcgtacatgtgcgtgcgccaggtagcTCGTGCAAATGGTAGGCcatgcgcgcttcttttaaaatctaccccttattgtagcaatttttcatGGCCAAGACTTTTTTTGCATCCAGTGtctcagctggaaaggaaaatGAACCTTAGGAAAAAAATCATTGCGTCTAGAAATTCAACATCCTAAAAGATTTCCACTTTGCTAttcgagagagtgagagagagagaaaaaaaagacattttaatgAAATAGAGCTCATTACTTGTTGTGAATGAGGCCTGGTTGGCAGTTAACGAGGGAGTGGTTCCCAAAGAGGAAACGGGGGGTAGACGTGAATGTAAAACGTGTGCGCCTGAGGTTGTGGCATCCACTTTTGTAGAATTACTGCCCTGAGCAGGTGTTTCGTTAGATAAGTTGGTGTCTGGATGTGTTGCATTTGCTACAGAGCTCTCATCACCATGTTCGGAGCCATTGCTCTTTCCACTAAGTGTTGTATCAGGCACGGCAGACGTTGCGTCTGGGCTTTTTGTTGTATGTGCATCCGGTAGCTTTGGGGTGTTCACGATATCCGGACTCTCTTTTCCAGACACAGAGCTGCTGGTGGTGGTTTCCTCattatttggatttatttcaCTTTCGCTGGCAGAGCATCTGATATTCTTTATTCCAATCAAGCAAcctaaaaaggaaataaaaaaaaaaatcaaactgaaaagAAGGAAAGTAATAGTTACAGCTGATTGTGGTTGTATTCAGATGTAATCCATTGCATAGATGTTTTTTTTACTTGTACATTGCCTCATTGTATCTTTGTTAGGAAAAGGAAAAGGCAAGAGATTCATTAAATTATTATGGTTACCTAAATGTCGCTGTCTTACAATAATGGAATGTGTCTGGATCCGACAGGATTTagttctgcaaaattcctgagctGTGTAAATGGTCAAATGTCTCTGGAGaatgtagcattttttttttttatcatgccaCACAGAAATGAATCTGGTACAGCTTAGGAGATATTTGGTTCTGTCCTGCGGTGATGCATTTCCCTACATTGTTCAATATAGTTCCTGTGCATGGCAATAATCATTTTTAAACCAGTTGCCCAGAGTCCACAAGTTCTCTTAGATCTCCCACTGGCCCTGCTGTGTGAACAGATCGAGCTGTATAACGGCCCATCCATGACAGAGCCTCATTGTACATTGTCTTGTTTCCTAGCTGGCTTATGGATGTGTCTTCAGCATTCCTTAgtagtgtgcatgtgcatgtcaCGTCACCACCAGCAGCGGGCTGAGAAACCTCTTACAGATGTTACTTAAGActaagggttggtttttttttttttaagaagaaacATTTGAGTTGCTACAGAACAGTCATCTGCctagaaaagcaaaggaaaaagctGCTAGGAGAATACACTAAAATAATGAAGGGACCTATTATTAGCTTTGCTTAGTGATACATAATTTCTAATAGATAATGCTAAGGAACACTAAGAGCAAATTGATTTTCAGTTTAACATTAGCACTGCACCAATAATAGAAACTCTTCAGCATTAGGAGACTACGGGACAGATTAGCTTTACTCTCTTTTACAGCCTTCACTGTTGTGCCACCTGTGACAGGGCAGTTTCATGCACATTTGTCCATTAGATGAAATGCTCCAACCATCCCATGATCTTTCTTCTTCTTAAAACCATCATGCTTCCTTCACAATACACACATGGGTATGGAAATctgcataaaataatcaaaatttaacaGTCTGAATATTGAGACAAGAGAAGCAGGCTCTGGGAGTGATGCTGGAGCTGGGTTTTCCTTGTCACAACCTGCAGATGTTCATTACGCTCAGCCCAGATGTGGGGTCAACCAGCTGGTTCCATTCTTTCAGgtcaggctgatccagttctgggttGGCTTCCTCCTCTcggactcccccacacccctgcCATATATATTTTCCAATGCGATTTACTCCACTACACTTAAAAGCAAATGTacaatccaatttaaaaaaataactagCCTACAGGGCCCAGTAGATTGTGGCCATTAACAGTCAACCATGTTGATCTGCTAGCCTCTCTGTATTGCTAAGATTTATTCCTGTTCATCTGGTGCAGAAAGGTGGTTCTTATTCACTATGTGCAATTGAGAGATGCCTGGTAAGCTGGGGTAGACAATATTCAGTCCCTGTGGACATCAATCTGCATGTATTCTCAGGacattcctaatgaatatgcgtcagataaatttgtatactgtgcatgcaaatctatttcatgcatattcatcatggattaCATTATATTACATTACATTTTCAATTTATATCTAATCCTCCTCCAGAAAAGGTCTGAAGGAAGCTTATATTATGGGGTAATTTTGTAGGAGCCTGCAAAAATCAGATGGGAAATTCATGCAAAAGTTATaccaattttgaaaaaagaaagtATACACATATGCATATGTGCACGAGTATACTTTCCCTTTTGAAGATTATCCCATTGAAACTACCGACACACCTGctaaattttgcaaaaaaaaaaaaaaaatgtgcagtgaaTGCAAAATGTAAAAGTATGTACAAAATTGCAAATCCCTCCTTAATCCCTCTCCCGGGACCATCTCAGCTTAGTCCAGGTAAACTTCCATGTAAAACATGATGTGCGTGCATAGGTTTACTGGCATATTGGGtagacaattttataacagccatttcCTCAGGAAAAGAACTGCTTTTCTCactaaaatgcctttgaaaattaccctcagtatcatcaaaatacaaaaacatgtaCATCAGATGCCATATACATCAAACAGCGAAAAGCATCCTGAGAGGATTGGGGTCCATGAAGACTGGAAGTTGCCTATCCTTGCCAGTAAGTGCAATTTTGGCCCACTACATGTGCTTCCTATTTTAGCACAGTACAGGccacaaaattatatatatatatagatagatatagatatagatatatatatatagagagagagagagagatgcaatcTATTACCTCTGTATCACATCACAAAATGACAGAAGTGCATGGATTGTTCATCTGAAAATCTAGTAATGTAGTGGGTGTGCCTGCTCCAGTGTAAGAAATATCCTATGACGTGATTTGTGAGGGAGACTAAACAGGTCCTCCATACAAGAATGAATTACCGCAATACACCAGTAACAACGACTGCATGCGCACCCACATGAGCACATATGAGAGCGTGAGTGCCCCTGCACTAGCATTTTATATCAtctgtgcttgttataaaatacaccCCAGCGTGCACGTGTGCTCCTACTTTTAAGTACTTGTACGAGCATCTGCTTAACACACATTTTCCTTAGGAAATGGCTTGTACATTCGCATGTGGGGCAATTTTCTTACATATGCAAATGCAGGAGTAAGCCAGTTTTACAAatgagtccaccagttttcccagtcaatctctaggtcatcaaaacccctctggttattcagcctgcactcgccccagtttacccagacccttcaCTCAGGCAAAAATTGGCAATAAAGAGTGTTAGTTTGACTTACTCAGGAGTAAATGGGCGCAGGTATCAGCCGTATGCACGTGGCTTGTGCTGGTTATTAAATTGGAAGATATGCACGTAAATGCTGATCCCACCCCAGAAagctcaggccccgcccctttttcaagcgtGCATATTCGCATGATACCAGTACCCGTGCGTGTAAGTGCGAGGTTTATAAAGTAGGTCGGCCACGCACAAGTGATAGATGTACGCACATCTGCACTTTTTAGGGTGTGCatcggttttaaaattcacccctaagaggATAAGTTTCAAAGAGCTGTGCATGAGCCCATATATGGCCGCGCAGATCTACAACTTGGGTTCTAAAATATGTGTACATCTAGTCTACAACATTTGTGCAAATGTAAAGATAGGCACGAATATAGAAATATGTTTGCTAGATAAGTCTCATCAAGTGCTACCTGTCCAGTTAAGAAAGATAGTCA
Protein-coding regions in this window:
- the LOC115090581 gene encoding uncharacterized protein LOC115090581 — encoded protein: MYKTTVSCALMLFSGCLIGIKNIRCSASESEINPNNEETTTSSSVSGKESPDIVNTPKLPDAHTTKSPDATSAVPDTTLSGKSNGSEHGDESSVANATHPDTNLSNETPAQGSNSTKVDATTSGAHVLHSRLPPVSSLGTTPSLTANQASFTTSAETKRTPTLTVTIVFAFLLAILVIVLLYWCLRKKSKRYSFDLYHKSSEDANIPLNSVQEDNDNVHISSEEKTNSNHPESSLQTTASENSTKVENVGDSADK